The Rhinolophus sinicus isolate RSC01 linkage group LG15, ASM3656204v1, whole genome shotgun sequence region TCCCTGCTGCTCATCCTGCAGCACATCGCCCAGAACCTCTTCGTCATCGAGGGCCTGCACCGCCGCCCACTCTGGGAGGCAGCGCTGGAGGGCCTGGGGGAGAAGCAGGACGCTGAGCCGCACCGCAGGGGCTCCCTGCTGGAGCTGGGCCAGGGCCTGCGGCGGGCCTCTCGCGCCTACATCCACTCCTACAGCCACCTCAACTGGAAGCGGCGGGCGCTCAAGGAGATCTCGGTCTTTCTCATCCTCTGCAATGTCACAGTGAGTGACACGCCGGGAGGCACGGGGCAGAGCTGGCTGGGTGGACCCAGAAATCCTCACTCAGGAAGGGCTGGATCAAGGCGCATTCACTGCGCACTGACGGTCCTCAGGGTGATTGGCTCATGCCTTTGATTGTCAAGGACGCACGCCTCTTTCCAACCAGCTCTATGCCGCTTGAGAGCAGAGCTTGTCCCCCAGCTCCCTGTGAGGTGCCTGGCATGAACGAATGTGCCAGTAGCCAAGTGCTCTTTACAAACAAACATGTAAGACTTCTACCCTCAGGAAGTTCCCTGTCTAGTTGGGGAGACACCAGGGGACCAGTTAGGGAATTACCAAATAATTAATTGTCCACTGAATTCAGTCAAAGGGAGATGAGAAAGTGCCAGGTTTTCTAAATTACCTCTAGTGGGATGTGTTGATGATGGTTGCTTAGTCCCAGGTCCCCTTCTCCAGACAATAGCTCTGCATCTTGTGAATCATCACAGTGAGTACACGCAACAAGCATTATTgctgtcccatttcacagatgagcaaactgaggcttaggtTGTCTGACCTGCCCAAGATCCCACAGgcttaagtggcagagccaggacaagTCAGGGTTGTTTGAGCTCATGTGGGCAATGACTGGCTGGCAACACACCTCAGATGCTGAAACCCCTGGTCCAGGCAGAGCATCAGTAATAAATTGGCAGAGCAGAGTAGGAGGTAAGAGAAGGATGTGTGGGCCTGAGTGGCCAAGGAAGGCTCCCTGAAGGTTTGATCTGGGCCTTGAGAAATGGGTAGAATTTcaagggctggggtggagggggccGAGACAAGCAGAAAGATGAAGCTGGAACAGAAGACGGTGGTTAAAATCAAGGTACAGGGCAGCACTGCTTGACAGAGCAGATTGAACCATGGGTGGTGGCAGCCTGGGGTCTCGTGATCCATCTGGAGTTCAGGCTGGCAAGCCAAGGAGGTGACTGTGGTCTGGGTGAGGGGGACATGGCGGGAAAGGGCTGGCTCTGAGGATGTACTGGATGAGCCGCAGGTGCTGGGCCCTTCCTCCCCTGAGCTGAGTGCCTGAGGGTGTGGGAGCACCCCTCCCTCACTCCacactctcctctcttccccagcTGTGGATGATGCCTGCGTTTGGCATACACCCGGAGTTTGAGAATGGACTGGAGAAGGATTTCTATGGCTACCGGACGTGGTTCACCATCGTCAACTTTGGTCTGCCTCTAGGAGTCTTCTACCGCATGCACTCTGTTGGGGGGCTGGTGGAGGTCTATTTGGGGGCCTGAGGCTACCCAAGGAACCCACCCCCGCAGAACCCTGAAGTGCCAAGGCTGGGAAAATGTAGCCCAGAGTCTCTGAGCAGACGCCCCATTCCAGGGGAGCCTAGGACAGCCTGGGTTCCCCAAAGCCTCCCCTTCCCTAGAGCCTCATTAAATTGGGCAAGGGGTGGGAGCACTGTTCACAGCCCAAGACCAAAGGCAAAACCTGGACACTGAGTTTCCGATGCCCACACCCTCAGGGGCACAAGCCTGGCCCTGCTCACCACCACATCAAAACAGCCCACGGTGCACCCAGAAAGCCCCCACAGCTACTCTGGGAGGGCCAGCCCTATATGACTGAGTCTGGGGAGTTTGGAGAGGGGCGCTCCTGCCCAGCCAGGTCTCTGTAGTCTGCGTCCTGCCGGGGGAAGGGCATGAGGTCTAAGCTTGGCCCAGGGCATCCTGGAAGTTTGCAGCTGGGCAGGTagccctgcccctctctctccaCACAACCTAATGAGCTCATTAATTAGCTGCCAGGCAGGGTTCAACAGCTCTCTCCTGCTGCCATAAACTGATTGATTACATTTGGGCTTCGTGGCATTTGTTCCCAGGGACAGAGCTGCCACTCTGGGTATGGTGGGAAGGCACAGTCCTCCTGGCACGGCTGTGGGGCTGCGACAGTCACGTTTCTGGTCCAGGAGGGGTCTAAACCAATCCTTGCCTGGTCTGATCCATGCAAGGTGGAGAGGGGCCAGGGCTCTCAACTCCCCGCCCTCGTCAGCATGCCATCTCTCGGACACAGAGCCCCAGGTGACTTTCTGGAGCTGGCTTACCATGGGGGCTGTGGCCTTTGGCTGCTGGGTCCCCAGGCCTGCTGTATCCTCTGAGCCATCAAGCGGAAAGGGCAAGCATGACAGCCTATCCATCTTCCTGATCCCAGTGCAAATAGTGGGCTGGGCCCAGGGTGAGGCCCAGGGTGAGGCCCGGAGACAGCAGCCCTGGGCCTGCAGGCAGGCTTTGCATAcctctgggcccctcccccatGAAGCTGGGCATTGGTAAGCACAGAGCCAAGGGCCCAGGGACACCCCAGTATCTCCCAGTGGCTACCTGGGTCCAGCAGAGCCCCTGGGAGCCATGCAAAAGGCTGAGAGGTAGGCCCCTCACCTCCCTGTGGGCTCTTTCTCTGGGTGGCCAGAGCCCAGAGAGCCACGCTTTGGGTGAGAGGGTCCAATTCTCCACTCCCCCCACCAAGAAAATGACAAACACAGGTTCCCAATCAGACACCGAGGTCCTCTGAGGATTGACTCTGGGAGACAGAATGCCAAGCTCCCCTAACGACAAGACCCATGGCCTGACCCTCCCCTCCAAGCACAAAGAGCCAGGACATGGAGATGAGGGTTTATTGTGTAAAGAGGCCGATTGTACAGAGCAAAGATTGTACTGACACAGGTGGGATGAGGGAGAGCCCGAGGCCAGAACCAGGacgggggggggtggggggggtggaagGGTGGCATCCTGGCCCCCCACTACCAGTCGTCCAGGCAGTGGGTGAGGGCAGACAGGACTGCACAGCTGACCCCTCCTCGTTCCCTTTGCCCCTATAACTGGATAACAGGGAGCCAGGCTATATCCACTGACCTGGGAGAACATAGCAGGAGACCCTCTGCACCCCACTCCAAACCCCTAAAGGCATGGGGTCCCCCAGTCTGACTTTTGCAGTCAGCCACCCTCCAGCCTCCTCCTTAAGCAGCCTGGACACACGCCATCCTGTCGTAGGCCCTGGCATGGAGCCAGGCCTGGACCAGGTGGTTTCAGGTTAGGAGGCTTGGACAGGCTTCCCTCACCCTGCCCAAGTGCCTCAAGGGAGAACCCACGGTTCCCTCTTGGGCAACCCATTAGGGCACAGTGACCTGGtggcctctgggggtggggcagcacAGGAGCTGGGCGGGCACTGAGGGTCAAGACAGAAACAAGGAGGGGGAGCAGAGTGAGACGGGGGCTCTGGCTGAGGCCTGCAGCCCTGGAGACGGGAGCCTCCGGAGGGGTGGGGGGTCCTTGGGGAAAGTCAAAGCCAGTCCCCACTGTCCCAGCTGCACGGGGCCTCTGGGGCCTGCCACCCAGGACTCGGCCACTCTGCCAGCCCTAGCCCTGATCATAGTAATTTAAAGCTCAGAACGGACGGTGGGTCGGGGGCAGCGTGGGGGTGCTGGCCTCCCCCGGCCTCTGTCCCTTGCAGGCTTCCCCATCCTCACACCCGCTGGATCTCAAACAGCTTCACATCGGTGTCATACCAGACAGGTGGGTCCACATTCCTGTGGAGGGGACAGGCCGTCATGGGgtgctgggagtgggggagatGCTAGGGGGTGGTAAAGcccacacccctccctccctgctgtccCACCCTGGGCAGAGGGTACCCACCCTCAACCAGACAGGACCACCCTGATTAACTGTCTTGATATTAACACCACTACAGTGATGGGACCCAGAGCCGAGGTCTATGCTGAGTCCCATTGGACAGACCCCTCAGGTGGACACCAGACCCACCACCATGCTGGTAACTGCCCCACCCCACCGCGCGGGGCACACCTCAGATAGATGACGCCCCACATGTAGGTGCGGAACCACATGGCGGTGCCAGAGTTGGCCTGGTACTTGCGGATGAGGATGGGATGGGGCACGGGCAGCAACCCCACCAGGGTGCCATGTTGCAGGAACCTCAGGATCTCTGACTCATCCGTCAGCCCCCTGCCAGGGAGAGGGGCGTCTCCAACATGCTCACGTGGAAAGCCCACCACGAAGGTCACGGGGAGCATGGGGCTCACCCTGGACCCCCAAGACTCATGCTCCCGGTCACACCCCCACACAAGCCTGGACTGGCCCTTCCTCCGAGCCCAGCTGCCTGCCCCGCCCCAGCCTCACTTGTCGATGCAGATCTTCTCCACCTGGGGAACGAGCACCTGGAGCAGCCTCATGATGGTCTGCAGTGGCAGCTTCGACTTCCAGGAGAGgacctgggggaggggccagggttCCTGGGGCGGGGACAGTCCTGCCCCCTGACTCAGAACTGCAGGCTCCCCAAGGCACTAAGCTTCCATGCTCACCGCAGCAAGGGCCTGGCAAGGGGCCGTGCCCGTGAGCAGGGACTGGTTTTCAAGGTAAGAGCTGTGCCCTGACactgagcacatactatatgCTAGAAATTGTCCCCTTGGATCCTCGAAATGGCACGGTCAGGTAGGGACATTTGTTATCCCCATGCAAGTGCCATGAGTTGTGATCTTAGGAAATACATAAGGGACTGAGCAAGTGATTCAGGGAAGGAAGCTGGAAAGGGTAATTTATTAAGAAAGTTACTGCAGTTTAACCCTGCTGTAGACAGAGGAAGCAATCGAGCCAGAGAGAGGCCAAGGTCACCCCCAGAAGGACTGGCCCTGAGCCTGGCTCCCAGGCCAGTCCTTGGATTTGGACACATGGCCTTTACTGGACTGTTCCTAGGGCTGGGGGCCCCTGACCCAGCCCGCACCTGGGTGCCACCTGCCCAAACCCTCACCCACTCCGGCGCTGGGCTCCACTGCCCAGTGGCTGACGCACTGGACAGTCGTCGCTGCTCCCGCCACACCTGGCCAGGTTCCTGGTCCCCAAGAAGGAATGGAGTGAGGATGAAAAGAATGGGTatagggtgggggcagagggcagagaagctgcccctctcccctgcccctcccacggCCTGGAACTTGGGAGGGCAATGAGGTCTCCCCACTGACCCATGTATATGGGGGGCCTCACTCCCAACTGaggggcagcccagcccagcaccctttgccctgggccccaggccttgcccagcccagcccagcccggtGACAGGTTTAGGGTAAAGGCCAGCCCAGCCTCAGATAAGGCTGATGGATGAGTCTGAAGGCCAAGGGCTTAAGCCCTGACCAGTAAACAAGGGAGGGGTCTGTGAAAGCCCCCTTTCCAGAGAGTCAGCTGGGTGTCTGCCCCTCTGCTGCAAGCGACCTCAGAGTGCCCTGGCGGGGCACACACCACAGaggccagggaggaagggagaggccaCCTAGTTGCACCCCACGCCAGGAGTTCCCCTTACCCACCTCCTTGGCTGGGCTGCCATctgctgagctctgctgggacGCAGGCTCTAGAGATCGCAAGGTGCCGTCCTCTGACACCTGGGACTTCTCTGTCAGCTTGTCAATGCCTGGAGGGGCACAGGTGGGTGTGAGGACACCTGCCCAGTGCCTCTGCTAGACAGCGTCTCCACTGGGCCAGGCCCCCTCGaggctccctccttcctccacccactTTAGAGAGATGCTGTGTCTGACCCCCCAATAAGCTCACCCTTGCGCGCATCCTTCCCAGACCCACACCCAGGCCTGAGGCTTGGTCCCCCAATGAAACTGCCCTCTTGGGCCCCCCATATCTCCAACCCCATCCGTCTTCTCAGTTTTCCAACTCATGCCATTTCTTTTTCCAGAGATGGGGGTGACACCCCAGAGACCCTGCCCATCCCCCAGCCATGCCAGTATCCACACCCCCTGCCACCCGCCAGTGCCAGACCTGGGGTAGCCACCAGGCTGGTCTTGAGGGTGCCTGGCTCGGCGGGGGCAGCAGGGCGGGAGCCCTCCATGGAGGCACCCTCCTGCGAGCCAGTGCGAGACAAGGGCTCGGGAGCCCGGCGGCGGCGCTGCAGCGCCTTGTGGATGGTGGGCGGGTCAGTGGGCAGGTTGGCCAGCTGGTGGAAGACGCTGCGCTTTCGGATGATGGCGTACACGAGGTTGGAGTTGCCTGTGGGAAGGGAGCACGCCTCGCCTCAGGAAGGACCCTTGACATCCCCTCCACCTAGTAGGCTTTCTGGGAGGCGGAGTTTGGAAGACGGGAAGGTATCGACCCCAGGGAAAGGAGATGTGCCCAAGAGAGGTAGCTGGGGCAGAAATGGCACCCGGCGGTGTGTGCCAACTGTGGCTACACCAAGATGTTACCTTTTTGGAAAGGACTGGAGTGAGCTCCCCTGAGCCCGTCCCTGGCACCTTCCAGGCCCCCTCCCAACCCAGCACTACGGGGTAACACGTGGCAAAGTGGGGCTGGCCCAACATACCAGTGTCCGTGTCCACACCACACTAGCTGCTCAGTATTCTGACTTGTCTGCCTGAACCAGGTCACCAGGGAGAAAGGGGTGTCCCTGTGCTTCCTTGGCACTGCATTCCCTCAGCTCCAAGGGAAGACACAGATGCGTTCCAGGCCTTCCATGCCTGGTCCACCTGTCTGGTCCTTGCTTCTCACCACACTGTTCTGCTTTCAGTTCAGCAtctcaccccagggcctttgcatatgctgcctCTCCCCGAAATGCTTTTTGACTTCCACCCACCCTCCTTTATCCCTCATTCATATgcaaattttacttattttggaaacaataatataataactgcTAATATTTAAGtctccaggcactgtgctaagtgctttttgTAGATTCTTTTACTTAACCCTACCAACACCCTCTGAGATAGGATGCCTCTTCGTACTATTGTTATGACCAtctcacagctgaggaaactgaggctcagagaggttaagttatgTGCCCACAGCCACAAAGCCAAGAAGTGGCAAGTCCCTAATTGACACCAGGTAGCCCAGCGTCTGTGATACCCATTAGGGTTATACCACTCACATCTTCCCTCTCATCCGATGGAGATGACCTGTCTGGGTGACCATGTGTTTAAAGCCTCCTTCCATGACTCCATCCCCAGCTGTGAGCTCCACGGGGCAGGGAGCGCTTTCCTTCGTTCCCTACTGCCTTCCCCGCACCCCGCATGGGGTTTGGTACATAgcatatgctcaataaatgtacgCTGGACAAACTGGGGGGCAGAAGGCTATGCCCCCTTAGACGAGAAGGTGTCCTCGTCCACTGCCCGCCCTGGTTCCTGCCCCTGAGGCCAGGCCAGGGGCTTGGGCCATTGCCTCACCATCAAACTGGTACTGAATGATGTTGTTGAAGACCTCCAGGAGGAAAAAGACCAGATGGTGGTTCTGGGCGGCAGAGAAGAGGAACCAGGTGGTGGAGAAGGCCTCCAGCAGATGCAGCAGCTTGTTGGCGGCCACCATGGAAAGGCTCTTGAGGTAGGGGGACACTGCAGGGGAAGGCTCGGCTCACTCCTAGGGCCCAACCAGCCATCCCTGCACATCCTGGCCTGGGCAGGACAAGATGCTCCCCCTCCCAAGCCTTCCCTGCCCCCTACCAGTCAAGTCCCTGAAAAGCCAGGAAAACCACACCCCCAGAAGCCAAGGCCACACTGGCCATGCCTTCTGCGGAGCCCCAGGTAGCAGTTGAAGCTCCACCCTTGTCCCTCCACTGTGTGGACAGCTGTACTGTTTAGAAAACCACTCACACATGCCATCTTGTCCACTCATCCCCACACCTCTGAGCAGGATGCAGGACACAGATGaaaccatccccattttacagatgaggaaactgaggttcagagaagttcaTAAACTTGCCCAAAGTTCCCGTTATAATATGATTGGGCAGGGATACAAACTCAGGATCTTTAGGTCTTTCTAGAATATCAAACTGATATTCTCCatataattaaatacatgtgTTTTGCACAGCCTGTGCTGTCTTGTTCACAAATGCATTCTCAGAGCTGGCCACACTAATCCAGTGCTCGGTTAAGAGTGGAGGGATTGACCCAGTGAGTCAACAAGTAAGCGAAGGCCCCAGAACTCACAGTCCAGCTAGAGGCCTTGAAGGCCGGCCCTgcaccaccccacccaccctggaGTCAAAAGGAGACCACAGAGAAGTCAGCCCCTCCCATCTAGGACCATGGTCTCCAAAAGGCAACCACTGACGTCATCCTGCCTCAGCCGGCTGCCACCCACCTTGCTGGGCCCAGTTCCCCAGCCAATCGGAGCCCCCTCCTCTCTCAGGCCAGCTGTCTGCAGTCCTCGCTGGTGGGCAGGTCCTATCCCTGCACCCAGGGCCAAGTGCTCCAAACCCCTGCACTGGCCAATACAATAGCCACAGCGATATCTGGCCTTTAAGCTCTGAAACAGGTGGCCCTAACTGATACGTACTGCACGTGTGAAACACACACGAGATGTTAAAGActggatgagaaaaagaaaatacactatctcaataattttttatattggttACATGTTGAGATGATGGTATTTTGGATAtagtggattaaataaaatgttataaaattattgtcgtctgtttcttttttttggtttttgcttgtCAGTTTGTTtggttgctgttgttgttttaaagtggctactagaaaattgaTCAGTACATAGTGGGGCTGCCCTTACTGGACAAGACCGGTTTGAACCAGGGAGTGGGCGGCAGGTCAGCCTGTGGCCTGGCGCCACCTAGTGGTGAGCATGGGGAAGGCGGGCTCTGGGCCCCTTACCGTTGACCACGATGGTGAGCAGACAATCGAAGAGGGGCTGCAGCCTCTGGTGCCCGCTGGTGATGATCTTGTGGAATACCTGTGCGGGGAGGCCGAGGGGTAGCCATGGGGTCCCCTCTACCTCCAGATTCAGCCAAGAGGTCGTAACCCCCATGCCTCCAGGTGCCCCTTACCACAATGAGCAGGTCAGCATGGGTACCCGTGAAGACCGGGATGTCCATTGGCACGCGCACTGAGTAGGGTTTGTTCAGCCGCACCCCAAAGTTCCGCTCCCCGCTCAGCAGCAGCAGGATGAAGACACCAATGTGCATCAGGCCCACCCGAGCTGCAGCAGGTGGCATGGGAGGGGTCACCACGccaagtggggaggggaggacggGAGACCAGGGCAGGGACCCATTTTGGGTGGGGCGGAACTGAGAAAAGCCCTTCCTGGAAGGTCAGGGCACCAGATCTGAGCTCCTGGGAGGGGGCCAGACTAGCTGGCCCCGCCCCTCTTCCAGGAACCCTCCTATCCCATGCCCCCCAGCTGTGTCCCCCACCCTATACCCTCCCCAGCTTACATTGATCTGCTCGAGCATCATTAAGGAAGTAGAGGATGGGGACCAGGATGTCCAGCACGTCGCTGCTCTTCAGCACAAAGAAGAGGAatttctggggggaggggacggGAACAGGTAGGCGGGTCAGAGGGAGGGGCAGCTCTGCCCCACCCTCTCGCCTTCCTGGGAGTCTCCCCAGACCCTGGGCTATGCAGAGTGGCTTTTCCCCATCTAGGGCAGACCAGTGCCCCCAGGCTGGACCCCTGCAGCCAGCCCACCTTGTTGAAGTCACAGAGCTTCCAGAAAAGGACCAGCAGCTCCTGGTGGAACTGGATCTTCTTGGTGGAGTTGGGCAGGTAGGTCTGGAGCAAGGGGTTGGAGAGCAGCCGGGCTATGCCCTTGAGGATGAACTGGAAGTCCTGGGTGGGAGGGGGACGGGGGCCTGTCCAGTCCATCTCCCTGCAACTCCAGCTCCTGGGGCCAAGCCCCCTACAAACGCCTCCTCACTCCCCCAGAGCCTCACCCCACCCTGAGAGTCTGAGGGGCCCAGATTCCAACGTCATCAATAGCTGTCTTGGGGTAAGCCCCTCAGGAAGGTGAGTCCAGGGCTGGCCTGGAGGCGCCCCTTCCCCTCCGCCGAGAGGGgtcattcactgagcacctactacaccCTGGGATGTGCTCTCAATCCTCACAGCAAGGCAAGGAAGCAGCTACTGTTCCCATGTTACAGCTGCAGAGCTTAGAGCTTTGGAATCTCATAACTGTGCACCCAAGGTCACAAGACACATCAACTTGGGTCTCCCTTGCCTTTAAGTCCACTGTCATTTTGAAATGACCTCCCCAGACATTGGGAGAAACTTGATGCTAGAGtgcctcctcctggaagccttcccagTTATGGTCACCCAGTTGAGGCCATCAGCCCTTTCCAGCATCTCAAAACCGTCTCAATCCTACTGTCACTATTTTACCTTGAGTAGCCCTGAGTCCATGGGGACCAGGGTTCCTTTATGTAGGGGTCAGGACTTCCCCACCCATCTCATCTGCCTCCCCTCGCCCCCTGCAAAGCCATAATCACTGTGGGATGGGCAGCTAGAATCCATCAGAGCAAGAGCAGTGCTTGACTCACCTCTTCGCGATGGATGCGGGACAGGTAGTTCACAAACAGGTTCTCAGGCCCTGGAGGCTGCCAAGGGTGGAGCGGGGGTGAGCAGGTGCCCCTACCCTCTGCCCCTACCCTAGGCCTAGGTGCTGGCAGCAGTGCCTCCTTAACCTCAGATAGCCCCAGGCTCACCACTGGGTGCCCACTGGAGACCCCTTGCCCAGCTCTGCTGGAGGGAATGCCACCCAGAGGCCGGCAGGACCCCTGCTCTCCCCCTCCTGTCCTTACATCAGCATCGTCCATGGCAGTGCCTGTGGTGGTGCCATCCACTGTGGGGCTGCTGCTGGTGGCGCTGTCATGGTCCAAGGTGACGATGAGTACCTGGACAGCCTCCTCCACCAGAGGTTCCCGGTAGTCGGAGAAGAGCAGGTGGTTGTAGGGGATCCCGTAGCCCACAGGGTCATAGGCACACACGGTGTTGAGGAGAGAGGTGAATAGGGGCAGGGCATGTCTGCAGTGGGAGAGGAGCAGCGGGGCTGCAGAGATGCCACCGCGCGCTCCGTCCGTCCACCCCAGCCACGTGGAAGGGTCAGCCACCCTCTCACTCAACACATGTTTctgccagccctgggctggggctggggactgGGGAGCAGAACAGGAGCTCATCCCGTCCTGAGCAGGACTCCTGCTTGTCCTTGCCTGTATCGGGGACCTGCGCCAGGCTGGGCTGAGGGCAGGAGGAATTTATTACCAAGAGTAGGATGGCCAGTCAGGAGAGGCTCTTTGGAGGAAATCATGTCCACACCCTTTAATTTTCCCCCCAGAGGCTAAAGCCTACTCTTCTTTTATATGACTATTTTTTAGAGGTTCATAATAAAACTgagggaggtacagagatttgCCACATaccccctgccccacacatgcacagactcCCCCATTTTGTTACAATAGATGAATCTACATGGACGCAACATAACCACTTATAGTCCAGAATTTCCTCATAGATCACTCTTGGCTGGGACAAGTGTATAATGACACACCCCCAGGTTTTTGAGGGGCAGGTACCCTCCCTCAGGGCTTtagggaaggggctggaggccCACAGGGAGGTGGGCTTCCCTTCAGGAAGCAGAGCACACGCTCAGTCCCCTAGATCCCAGGCCACAGAACGACTCCATTCTGAGACCTGTAAGATGTCAGGGTTCAAGCTCCCCGTcttacggatgaggaaactgagacccagagaggttgagtggcAAGGTGTGGCCATTTGCCTGATAAGCCTGGTGAGAAAGAAAACTCTAGCCAGTTTTCCACTGTGGCTGGTGGAAGGAGTCACCTGGGTTCCCTTCTCTTCTGGGAACAAAAAGGTCGGGCGGGAAGCCAGGAAAACCTGAAGAATGAGACCTGCCACGTGGGCATCAGAGTTTGGAAGTAAAAGAGTGAACCAGGACCCTTAGGAGCACTGACTCCTGCGCTGGGCACAGCTGGAGCTGCACAGCTGGAGTGTGTGTATCTGCTCCAAACACTCAATCCCGCCATGTGACAACTCCTTGTACCCATATGAGCCCCTATAGTCCATGAGCACCCCCATTCAGCCAGGGATTCCCCATCCTTCAGGGTGTTCATTATGTCCCCTCCTCAATCCACTGTCTAAACTGCGCTGCTTAGACAGTACAAGCAACATGTTTCTCCTGAGAGCTTAAAGCGTGGCTGGTCCGAATTGAGATGTAGTGTAAGTGTAAACTACACATCTGATCTTGAAACCTTAGCATGAAAAGGGAATGTAAATCATCTCAAAAGATTTacatattgattacatgttaaatgctaatattttcaatatacaaTATATTGGATTATGTtgaacatatt contains the following coding sequences:
- the HID1 gene encoding protein HID1 isoform X2 — protein: MGSADSKLNFRKAVIQLTTKTQPVEATDDAFWDQFWANTATSVQDVFALVPAAEIRAVREESPSNLATLCYKAVEKLVQGAENGCHSEKEKQIVLNCSRLLTRVLPYIFEDPDWRGFFWSTVPGAGHGGGEDDDENARPLAESLLLAIADLLFCPEFTVQSHRRSTVDSAEDIHSLDSCEYIWEAGVGFAHSPQPNYIHDMNRMELLKLLLTCFSEAMYLPPAPDSSSTNPWVQFFCSTENRHALPLFTSLLNTVCAYDPVGYGIPYNHLLFSDYREPLVEEAVQVLIVTLDHDSATSSSPTVDGTTTGTAMDDADPPGPENLFVNYLSRIHREEDFQFILKGIARLLSNPLLQTYLPNSTKKIQFHQELLVLFWKLCDFNKKFLFFVLKSSDVLDILVPILYFLNDARADQSRVGLMHIGVFILLLLSGERNFGVRLNKPYSVRVPMDIPVFTGTHADLLIVVFHKIITSGHQRLQPLFDCLLTIVVNVSPYLKSLSMVAANKLLHLLEAFSTTWFLFSAAQNHHLVFFLLEVFNNIIQYQFDGNSNLVYAIIRKRSVFHQLANLPTDPPTIHKALQRRRRAPEPLSRTGSQEGASMEGSRPAAPAEPGTLKTSLVATPGIDKLTEKSQVSEDGTLRSLEPASQQSSADGSPAKEEPGQVWREQRRLSSASATGQWSPAPEWVLSWKSKLPLQTIMRLLQVLVPQVEKICIDKGLTDESEILRFLQHGTLVGLLPVPHPILIRKYQANSGTAMWFRTYMWGVIYLRNVDPPVWYDTDVKLFEIQRV
- the HID1 gene encoding protein HID1 isoform X1, with amino-acid sequence MGSADSKLNFRKAVIQLTTKTQPVEATDDAFWDQFWANTATSVQDVFALVPAAEIRAVREESPSNLATLCYKAVEKLVQGAENGCHSEKEKQIVLNCSRLLTRVLPYIFEDPDWRGFFWSTVPGAGHGGQGEDDDENARPLAESLLLAIADLLFCPEFTVQSHRRSTVDSAEDIHSLDSCEYIWEAGVGFAHSPQPNYIHDMNRMELLKLLLTCFSEAMYLPPAPDSSSTNPWVQFFCSTENRHALPLFTSLLNTVCAYDPVGYGIPYNHLLFSDYREPLVEEAVQVLIVTLDHDSATSSSPTVDGTTTGTAMDDADPPGPENLFVNYLSRIHREEDFQFILKGIARLLSNPLLQTYLPNSTKKIQFHQELLVLFWKLCDFNKKFLFFVLKSSDVLDILVPILYFLNDARADQSRVGLMHIGVFILLLLSGERNFGVRLNKPYSVRVPMDIPVFTGTHADLLIVVFHKIITSGHQRLQPLFDCLLTIVVNVSPYLKSLSMVAANKLLHLLEAFSTTWFLFSAAQNHHLVFFLLEVFNNIIQYQFDGNSNLVYAIIRKRSVFHQLANLPTDPPTIHKALQRRRRAPEPLSRTGSQEGASMEGSRPAAPAEPGTLKTSLVATPGIDKLTEKSQVSEDGTLRSLEPASQQSSADGSPAKEEPGQVWREQRRLSSASATGQWSPAPEWVLSWKSKLPLQTIMRLLQVLVPQVEKICIDKGLTDESEILRFLQHGTLVGLLPVPHPILIRKYQANSGTAMWFRTYMWGVIYLRNVDPPVWYDTDVKLFEIQRV